The Deltaproteobacteria bacterium genome includes the window CAGCTGTTATCGATCCAGCATAACCAAGACGAGCGCCGAGTAGCGCCACCAAAACCAAAATTGTGCTCACAAGCTTTGGCATCGTTACCAGTCCTTATCTTTTTGTCTCGGTGGGGTCTTATCTTTGGGCCCGTAGAGATGCTTTTTCGGGTTGTCATCAACTGAGCGCAGCACCTTTTCTGCCTCGTCTGGTGAAATCGGTGCGGCGCGGATTTCGCCCTTACCAGACCTTTCCTCACTGTCGCCACCACGCGGCTGTTGCTCTTGATCCTGACCGCCCTGGGGTTCTTCGCCATCCCTTTGACCGCTGTCGTTCTGATCGCCTTGGTCGTCCTTCTTCTCGTCCTTCTTCTCGTCCTTGCCGCCTTGTTGACTTTGGTCTCCTGACGGGTCTTTATTGGGATCTTTATTCGGATCTTGGTTCTGTTTTGACTCCTGGTTGGGATCCTGGTTCTGCTTCTGTTGGTCTTGCCCCGAGTTTTGCTGCTGATCCTGATTTTGTTGATTCTGCTGTCCCTGATTGTTTTGTTGCTGATTTTGCTGCTGGTCGCTTTGGTTATGGTCACTATTCGGCTGGTTTTGATTCTCGTTTTGCGGTTGATTCTGCTGTTGCTCTTTCAGCTTCTTGACATACTCGAGATTGTCTTTGGCTTCTTGGTCTTTGGGATCGAGGGCCAGGGCGTTTTCATAGGCTTTAATTGCCTCGTCCAACTTGCCGAGCTCAACTTGCGTGTTGCCGAGATTGAAGAGTGCGCGCTCGGCCAGGGCCTGGTCGGTGGAATCACTGGCGGCAGCAAAACCGCGGGCGGCGCCGGCAAAATCCCCCTTGCGGTAACGCGCTACCGACTGGTTGTAGAGTTCTGCCAAGGGACTAGCCTTGGCCTCGGGAGCTCTCAGTCCAGCAAAAGTGATGACCATGACCATCGCCAGTAACCGCACATCGCGCAATAAAAACTCCAGAACTAGCGCTACCAAAGCGGCGCCGACAAACCATTGAAAACGCTCGAACCACAATTTCTCGCGCGTAGCTTGGTACTCACGCTGCGCCACCTGCTTACGTATACCACTCAAGTAGATGCGCTCGAGGTCACCGCCACCTGCCACCGACCTTGCATAAACGCCGCCACTAGACGCCGCTAATTTACTGAGCGCTGTCTCGTTAGGTTTGGTAATGACCATGTTGCCTTGAGCGTCCTTCTTGAATCCACCATTGGGCTCTGGTATGGGAGCGCCCTCGGGAGTGCCTATGCCGATGGCATAAAGCTTGACGCCTTTTTCTTTGGCTGTAGCTGCTGCCTTTTCGGCATTTGGCTCTTGATCCTCGCCGTCGGTGAGTAGGATGATAGCCCGTCCTTCGGTACCTCCGGGGCTACCGTCGAATAAAGCTTTGAGCGAGGTATTTATCGCTCCCGCAAGATCTGTCCCCTGCAAAGGTATGAGATCTGGGCCAAGGAAGCCGACAAACATCCGCACCGCACCGTAGTCCTCCGTGAGTGGACATTCCACAAACGCATCGCCAGCAAAGGCGACGAGACCGATGCGGTCGCCTTTGAGCATGGGTAGCAGGTCCAAGATCTCATGTTTGGCCCTCTCGATGCGACTTGGACTCACATCTTGAGCAGTCATACTTTGCGACACATCGACGGCGATCACGATGTCGCTGCCGTGGCGCTTCACGTCCGTCCAGACAAAATCCCAACGCGGTTTAGCGAGAGCCAATACCAAACTCAGCAGAGCAAACACCAAGAGCCCTGCCTTGGCCGTAGTCATTGGCTTGATGAGCCTCACACCAGAGCCCTGCCCTAAGGGCCCCCCCACCAGACTGAGACGATGCCGCCGCTGCTTTTCACCACGCCAGAGGAGCCAAGCTGCTGCCGGCAGCAGCAATAGCCAAATCAGTACATCTGCCCGCCCAAAACTCATAGCGGCAACCTCCGCAACCGCGTTAAGCCCAGTATAAGTTCTGCCGCCAAGCACAGTACCGCGAACACGACGACCCCAGTGTAGAGATCCTCGTAGTTGGCAAAGCTCTCCACCTGCACTTTGGTTTTCTCGAGCTTGTCGATCGTGTCG containing:
- a CDS encoding VWA domain-containing protein, with the protein product MSFGRADVLIWLLLLPAAAWLLWRGEKQRRHRLSLVGGPLGQGSGVRLIKPMTTAKAGLLVFALLSLVLALAKPRWDFVWTDVKRHGSDIVIAVDVSQSMTAQDVSPSRIERAKHEILDLLPMLKGDRIGLVAFAGDAFVECPLTEDYGAVRMFVGFLGPDLIPLQGTDLAGAINTSLKALFDGSPGGTEGRAIILLTDGEDQEPNAEKAAATAKEKGVKLYAIGIGTPEGAPIPEPNGGFKKDAQGNMVITKPNETALSKLAASSGGVYARSVAGGGDLERIYLSGIRKQVAQREYQATREKLWFERFQWFVGAALVALVLEFLLRDVRLLAMVMVITFAGLRAPEAKASPLAELYNQSVARYRKGDFAGAARGFAAASDSTDQALAERALFNLGNTQVELGKLDEAIKAYENALALDPKDQEAKDNLEYVKKLKEQQQNQPQNENQNQPNSDHNQSDQQQNQQQNNQGQQNQQNQDQQQNSGQDQQKQNQDPNQESKQNQDPNKDPNKDPSGDQSQQGGKDEKKDEKKDDQGDQNDSGQRDGEEPQGGQDQEQQPRGGDSEERSGKGEIRAAPISPDEAEKVLRSVDDNPKKHLYGPKDKTPPRQKDKDW